A genomic region of Podarcis raffonei isolate rPodRaf1 chromosome 13, rPodRaf1.pri, whole genome shotgun sequence contains the following coding sequences:
- the KCNJ14 gene encoding ATP-sensitive inward rectifier potassium channel 14 gives MGVAKAIRRFSGGGGVGELREEESVESPTSCHNGRPAPVRQRSRFVKKDGHCNVQFVNMSEKGQRYLTDIFTTCVDIRWRWMFLIFCLSFVLSWLVFGFTFWLIAAMNGDLAPEQPPNSKPCFSEVTSFMAAFLFSLETQTSIGYGFRSVTEECPCAVLAVVLQCILGCIIDAFIIGAIMVKIAKPKKRNETLVFSETAVVAMRDGKLCLMWRVANLRKSHLVEAHVRAQLLQPRVTPEGEYIPLDHNDVNVGFDSGTDRIFLVSPVTIVHEIDSESPLYEYGPADLAEADFELVVILEGMVEATAMTTQCRSSYLPSELRWGHRFEPVLFERRGHYEVDYQHFHRTYEVPGTPTCSAKELSHRKYRAPPAGATAARASFCYENEVALSCCREEEEEEERQGSRRVSLENEAAATT, from the exons ATGGGGGTGGCCAAAGCCATCCGTCGTTTCAGCGGGGGTGGCGGGGTGGGGGAGTTGCGGGAAGAGGAGTCAGTGGAGTCCCCCACCAGCTGCCACAATGGCAGGCCCGCCCCCGTCCGGCAGCGCAGCCGTTTCGTGAAGAAGGATGGCCATTGCAACGTGCAGTTCGTCAACATGAGTGAGAAGGGCCAGCGGTACCTGACAGACATCTTCACCACTTGTGTGGACATCCGCTGGCGCTGGATGTTCCTCATCTTCTGCCTCTCATTCGTGCTCTCCTGGCTGGTCTTTGGCTTCACCTTCTGGCTCATTGCTGCCATGAACGGGGACCTTGCACccgagcagcctcccaactcaaAGCCCTGCTTCTCCGAGGTCACCAGCTTCATGGccgccttcctcttctccctggagACCCAGACTTCCATCGGGTACGGCTTCCGCAGTGTGACGGAGGAGTGCCCATGCGCCGTCCTGGCTGTGGTGCTGCAGTGCATTCTGGGTTGCATCATTGACGCCTTCATCATTGGGGCCATCATGGTCAAGATCGCCAAACCCAAGAAGCGCAATGAGACCTTGGTCTTCAGTGAGACAGCCGTGGTGGCCATGCGCGACGGGAAGCTCTGCCTCATGTGGCGTGTGGCCAACCTGCGCAAGAGCCACCTGGTGGAGGCCCATGTTCGGGCACAGCTGCTGCAG CCTCGCGTGACCCCCGAAGGCGAGTACATCCCCCTGGACCACAACGATGTCAACGTGGGTTTCGACAGCGGCACCGACCGCATTTTCCTGGTGTCGCCTGTGACGATTGTGCACGAGATCGACTCCGAAAGCCCCCTCTACGAGTACGGCCCCGCAGACCTGGCCGAGGCTGACTTTGAGCTGGTGGTCATCCTGGAAGGCATGGTGGAAGCCACGGCAATGACCACTCAGTGCCGCAGTTCCTACCTGCCCAGCGAGCTGCGCTGGGGACACCGCTTTGAGCCTGTGCTCTTTGAGCGGCGCGGCCACTATGAGGTTGACTACCAGCACTTCCACCGTACCTACGAGGTGCCGGGAACCCCAACGTGCAGCGCCAAGGAGCTGAGCCATCGCAAATACAGGGCGCCCCCTGCAGGAGCCACTGCTGCTCGCGCCTCCTTCTGCTACGAGAACGAGGTGGCGCTCAGCTGCTGCcgcgaggaagaggaggaagaggaaaggcaAGGAAGCCGGAGGGTGAGCCTGGAGAACGAGGCAGCCGCCACCACGTGA